Proteins encoded together in one Chitinophaga lutea window:
- a CDS encoding DinB family protein produces MKALTVIKTFLLVAGMSVAAKAQTSADDMVREWERAKAYTKAYLDVMPEADYALKPTPEMRTFAQQMLHLTDGNMLFATTALGEKMPEGGQREKIADQSKANVIKEVMAGYDYVIAAIKKLPADQWKDKIKMFNRFELTKGQAFEKAFEHQTHHRGQTTVYIRLAKATPPQEQLF; encoded by the coding sequence ATGAAAGCACTTACAGTCATCAAAACATTTTTGCTTGTGGCAGGTATGTCAGTCGCCGCCAAAGCACAAACATCCGCAGATGATATGGTCCGTGAATGGGAACGGGCAAAGGCTTACACGAAAGCATACCTCGACGTTATGCCGGAAGCGGACTACGCACTCAAACCGACCCCTGAAATGCGGACCTTCGCACAGCAGATGCTCCACCTCACCGACGGCAACATGCTGTTCGCCACAACAGCCCTGGGCGAAAAAATGCCGGAAGGCGGCCAGCGGGAAAAAATCGCCGATCAGTCGAAAGCGAACGTGATCAAGGAAGTGATGGCAGGATACGACTATGTGATCGCCGCCATTAAAAAACTCCCGGCCGACCAGTGGAAAGACAAGATCAAAATGTTCAACCGGTTTGAACTGACCAAGGGTCAGGCCTTCGAAAAAGCCTTCGAGCACCAGACGCATCACCGCGGGCAAACCACGGTGTACATCCGCCTCGCCAAAGCGACACCGCCCCAGGAACAACTATTCTAA
- a CDS encoding CPCC family cysteine-rich protein: MRPFEYNFRKHFFSMANPIYSDISSFRYTCPCCGYKMFKEPPGSYDICEICYWEDDQVQFDDPGYAGGANAVSLKEGQQNYARFGACTEDMMRYVRKPNSFDVKDPDWAPY; this comes from the coding sequence ATGCGGCCGTTCGAATATAATTTCAGGAAACATTTTTTTTCCATGGCTAATCCGATTTATTCCGACATTTCTTCTTTCCGATACACTTGCCCATGCTGTGGGTATAAGATGTTTAAAGAGCCGCCCGGCTCGTATGATATATGTGAAATTTGTTATTGGGAGGATGATCAGGTTCAATTTGATGATCCTGGTTATGCTGGTGGGGCAAATGCCGTTTCGCTTAAGGAAGGCCAGCAGAATTATGCGCGATTCGGTGCTTGCACCGAGGATATGATGAGGTATGTGCGGAAACCCAATTCATTTGATGTAAAAGATCCCGATTGGGCGCCATATTAA
- a CDS encoding dihydrofolate reductase family protein: MRKIIAAINMTLDGFCDHTAGIPDEEIHQHYTDMVNSAGALLYGRTTFQLMEYWPTVVKNPTGNKAMDDFALAIDKVPKIVFSRTLEKVEWETAELATKDLKEDVLERKQQPGKDIFACSPGIIVALTQLGLIDEYQLCVHPVIAGSGLVLFKNIEDSIRLRLLKTKTFGGGAIVLYYEPVKE; the protein is encoded by the coding sequence ATGAGAAAAATAATTGCAGCCATCAATATGACCCTTGACGGATTTTGCGACCACACGGCAGGTATTCCGGATGAAGAAATACATCAGCATTATACCGACATGGTTAATAGCGCAGGCGCCCTGCTGTATGGAAGGACGACATTCCAGCTCATGGAATACTGGCCCACTGTGGTAAAGAATCCTACCGGTAATAAAGCCATGGACGATTTTGCCCTGGCGATAGACAAGGTGCCGAAAATCGTTTTTTCCCGTACGCTGGAAAAAGTAGAATGGGAAACGGCTGAGCTGGCAACGAAAGACCTCAAAGAGGATGTTTTGGAGCGAAAGCAACAGCCAGGTAAAGATATTTTTGCCTGTAGCCCGGGTATAATTGTCGCCTTGACGCAGTTGGGCCTGATTGATGAATATCAGCTTTGTGTGCATCCTGTAATTGCCGGGAGTGGGTTGGTGTTATTTAAAAACATCGAAGATAGCATTCGCCTCAGGCTGCTGAAGACAAAGACGTTTGGTGGTGGTGCGATAGTGCTTTATTATGAGCCGGTGAAGGAGTAG